A stretch of Henckelia pumila isolate YLH828 chromosome 4, ASM3356847v2, whole genome shotgun sequence DNA encodes these proteins:
- the LOC140860235 gene encoding ABC transporter E family member 2 encodes MADQKLTRIAIVSSDKCKPKKCRQECKKSCPVVKTGKLCIEVTTASKIAFISEELCIGCGICVKKCPFEAIQIINLPKDLDKDTTHRYGPNTFKLHRLPVPRPGQVLGLVGTNGIGKSTALKVLAGKLKPNLGRFNNPPDWQEILTYFRGSELQNYFTRILEDNLKAIIKPQYVDHIPKAVQGNVGQVLAQKDERDVKAELCLDLELTRVMDRNVGDLSGGELQRFAIAVVAIQNAEIYMFDEPSSYLDVRQRLKAAQVIRSLLRPNSYVIVVEHDLSVLDYLSDFICCLYGRPGVYGVVTLPFSVREGINIFLAGFVPTENLRFRDESLTFRVAETPQESAEEIETYARYKYPTMTKTQGNFQLKVVEGEFTDSQIIVMLGENGTGKTTFIRMLAGLLKPDLVEDSDVEIPEFNVSYKPQKISPKFQSTVRMLLHQKIRDSYMHPQFVSDVMKPLLIEQLMDQEVVNLSGGELQRVALTLCLGKPADIYLIDEPSAYLDSEQRIVASKVIKRFILHAKKTAFVVEHDFIMATYLADRVIVYEGKPSIDCIANSPQSLLTGMNLFLSHLDITFRRDPTNYRPRINKLDSTKDREQKSAGSYYYLDD; translated from the exons ATGGCGGATCAGAAACTGACGCGTATCGCTATAGTGAGCTCCGATAAATGCAAGCCGAAAAAGTGTCGTCAGGAGTGCAAAAAGAGCTGCCCTGTTGTCAAAACTG GCAAACTTTGCATCGAGGTGACTACTGCATCAAAGATTGCTTTCATCTCTGAGGAGTTGTGTATTGGGTGTGGTATATGTGTGAAG AAATGTCCATTTGAAGCCATCCAGATTATCAATCTGCCAAAAGACCTCGATAAGGATACCACACATCGTTATGGTCCCAACACCTTTAAATTGCATAG ATTACCTGTTCCAAGACCTGGTCAAGTTCTTGGCTTGGTTGGAACTAATGGCATTGGAAAATCAACTGCTTTGAAAGTTTTGGCTGGCAAATTGAAGCCTAACTTGGGACGCTTTAAT AACCCTCCTGATTGGCAGGAAATTTTGACATACTTTCGAGGATCTGAGCTACAAAACTATTTTACTCGTATCCTTGAAGATAATTTGAAG GCAATCATCAAGCCACAGTATGTAGACCACATACCGAAAGCTGTTCAAGGCAATGTTGGGCAAGTTCTTGCTCAGAAAGACGAGAGAGATGTAAAAGCAGAACTTTGTCTTGATCTTGAGCTGACTCGGGTCATGGACCGAAATGTGGGAGATTTATCTGGTGGAGAGCTTCAGAGATTTGCTATAGCTGTTGTTGCTATACAGAATGCAGAGATTTATATGTTTGATGAGCCTTCAAGTTATCTTGATGTGAGGCAGAGGCTCAAAGCTGCTCAAGTTATCAGATCTTTGCTCCGACCCAACAG CTATGTTATTGTCGTGGAGCATGATCTTAGTGTACTTGATTATTTATCGGACTTCATCTGCTGCCTTTATGGGAGGCCTGGTGTATATGGGGTGGTAACACTCCCGTTCTCCGTCAGAGAGGGAATCAATATATTTCTGGCTGGATTTGTCCCAACAGAGAATCTAAGATTTCGGGATGAATCTCTTACTTTTAGG GTCGCAGAAACTCCCCAGGAAAGTGCAGAGGAAATTGAGACATATGCAAGGTACAAGTATCCAACCATGACTAAGACTCAGGGTAATTTTCAACTTAAGGTCGTGGAAGGGGAGTTCACTGATTCTCAAATCATTGTCATGCTTGGTGAAAACGGGACAGGGAAGACAACGTTCATTAGAATGCtg GCTGGTCTTTTGAAACCCGACTTAGTAGAAGACTCTGATGTAGAGATTCCAGAATTCAATGTTTCTTACAAGCCACAGAAGATCAGTCCGAAATTCCAATCTACAGTTAGAATGCTGTTACATCAAAAAATACGTGATTCTTATATGCATCCGCAGTTCGTATCAGATGTCATGAAGCCTCTCCTAATCGAGCAACTAATGGATCAAGAGGTCGTGAATCTTTCTGGTGGAGAATTGCAAAGGGTTGCTTTGACCCTCTGCCTTGGAAAG CCTGCCGacatatatttaatagatgaaCCAAGTGCATATCTAGACTCTGAGCAGCGTATTGTTGCTTCAAAAGTCATTAAGAGATTTATACTTCATGCAAAGAAGACTGCATTTGTTGTAGAGCACGACTTCATAATGGCAACATACCTAGCAGATAGGGTTATTGTGTACGAGGGGAAGCCGTCCATCGATTGTATCGCCAATTCGCCTCAATCTTTGCTGACAGGAATGAACCTATTCTTATCT CATCTGGACATTACTTTTAGACGAGATCCGACAAATTATCGTCCAAGAATCAATAAACTGGACTCGACCAAGGACCGGGAGCAGAAGTCTGCAGGGTCATATTATTATTTGGACGACTAA